From the Candidatus Micrarchaeia archaeon genome, the window ATAAATGAAATGCACACTCCGGAGTCAACACAAAAATCTTCTAATAATTTTGAATAATTTGTTTGATTTGGGGCAAGACCCATTTGAGAACCATTTAAATCATATAATACATCTCTATTTGCACCAGTAGTATTGTAAAGTATATCACTTCTTCCTACACAACCAAATATTAAAAAAACAATAAGGATAATTCCAATAATATATTTTTTCATTTTTTTACCTCTCTACTATTCCTATCTTTCCTTTTCTCATTAAATATTTTAATTTTTCCATTATTACGGGGTCATCAAATGCAGATACTCCAGATACATTACCTATAAACTCAAAACCTTTTGTATTTGAAAAATCATAATTTTCTGAAAAATTAAATTCTTTAACTTCACCAGAAGGGGTTTCTATCATCAATGCAGATTTATATAAAGTTTTTGGGTTTCTAAAAAGATTTGTTCTCGCAATATCAAAATGATTACTTTTGTCAGTCCAAAATCCTCCTTTTAACCAAGTTTCTAATTGGTCTTCTGGTTTATCTGTATATGCTCTAAGTTTTTCTACTTTTTCTAATTGACTTTCAATATCTTTTACAGGATCAAGCTCCCCTTCTTTTTTTACCACAGAAACAATTCTATATTTCCCATCAACATATTCTAAAAATGGTTTTGCATCTTCTGCTGTATACTCAAATAGAACTGGTTTTTCAGTTAATTCCTCTGCAAATTTATTAATTTTATGAAAATTATCTATAACCATTTCTTGCTGTGCTTCTACACTCCTTCCTTGTGCACTTTCAAAATCTGGAACATTATACCCTTCTTCACGCATTTTTTCTAAATATTCCTCTTTATTTTCTAAAAACTCATTTACTTTTTGCTTTTCATAATTACTTGATTTAAAATAATCTTTATCTTTTAAAGAATTATCATAAAAATATAAGAAAGCATCAGTATCTTTAATAGTTTGAGAATATGCTTCTTGAAAAGTTACTCCATTTTCTTTTGGTTGATATTTATATAACTCTCTTTGCATATTGTTTAAAAATGTTTCTGGATTTCTTCCCCAATTATCATATCTTCTTTCAAATTGTTTTTCAATTTCTGTTAAACTTACTTTTTCTCCTCTTCTTATTCTATGTGAATATTCAACATCTGACATTAAATGAACCATATTTTTTCTTGTTTCTTTAATATGTATCTGTAATGCTTTGTTCATTTCATCTTCAGAGTTAGCTAAAGCTTCTTCATAAGAAATTCCTTTTGTTTGTTGTTTTTGTTTTGCTAATTTATCTATTTCCTCTTTATAATCAATATATGTGGGCATGCTAGGCTGTGCAAATCCAATAGCCTCTGTAAAACCAAGAGCAGTAGTAATTGCATCTAATTTAAACTTTCCTGCATTTAATAAATTATCTAAAATACCTTTTGCTCCAGAAGATTCTTCATTAAATATATCTAAATACGCTTGTGAATCTTTTACATTCTTAGAATTTTCTAAAAGCATTTTTGAAACAGTATATCTTCTGCCTAATGAAGCAACATAATTAACTTGTGCAATATCATATTTACTTCCTTGTCTTTCATAATTATTTAAATTTCTATTAATTTCAGAATATGTTTTTGCAAGAAATTCTGCTTCTTTTGCAGTTCTTTCTCTAAATGTAATTTTTTCAAATTCTTTTAATGCAATTTCGAATTTTTCTCTTTCTTTTAATTCTTCATTTTGTAATATTTTTTGCATATTATTAAAATTCTCTTTACTTTTTTTATCTGTTATCTCCCCATATTTTCTTGAAGTATAACTTAAAATTGAATTTCCCATTCCTTTATATAAATCTTCATCAACATATTGTTTTTTTAAAGAAGTATACATTTCAGTAGGCGAGAGTACTGGTGCATCTAAAGGACCAGAGACCATTTTTAATACTGCCCCTCCTGTTTCGTCCCAATTTTTTTTAGCCATATTTTTTATTCCTTGGGCTGGATTCTTCCAAAATTCAAAAGAAGTTTTAACTTGCTTTTGTATATCTGATTTAGTATTTCTAATTGCTTGTTCTCCTAACGCAATTGCAAAACCAATAAAAGGGACTCTTCTTACTTTTAATACTTTATTAGAAACTAATTGAGAATCTGTTTCTGCACCTTCAATTCCAATTTTTTTATAATTTTGTGCATATTCTCCCAAAACAAATACTCCTTTTTCATTATAATATCCTATCTCTTTTTCAAATCTTTTTTTCTTAATTACTTCCCGTACTTCTATTGGTGCCTTTTTTCTTTCATATGCAATCATTTCTGAAACATCTGCATAATTAGAAGGCAAGATTAAATCACCATTTAAAATTCTCTTTGCTTTTGCTAACATATCTTTACTAATTAACATATAAACATACATTTTTTGTAATGAATTCAATTTTTTACTATTTCTTGCTCTAGATAATAAAGCATTGCCTTCTTTTGTATTTATTTTTTTGGATGCTGCTGAATATACAGATGCAGATAAAGCAGCAACACCTGCTGCTGATGCTGCAACTGCTTTTGAAGCACCAAGAGTTTTTGCACTTATTTTTGTACCAAATTTAATTTTACCAATAGACCCCCCTAATCCTTTCATTGCTTTTGGAAGTTTTGGTTGAGTAATATCAAAAATTTGAAGAGGATTATCTCCTTGAAAAAACATAGCAGCAAAAACTATTCCAGATAATATAACTACAAAAATACATAAAGGATTCTTATTAATATCAGTAATTACACCTAAAAAAATATCAGATAATCTAGTAAAAGAAATCGCACTAAACGGAGATTTCGAAACAAGAAAAACATGTTCTAATGATTGAAATTTTTCATTTCCTAAATATATAAATTTAATTTCTTTATACTCAGATACTTGTTTTCCACAATCATTTTCAAAATTAGTAATTTTAAACTGGCCATTTGAATCAGTAGTATAATTTTTACAAAAAGTAAAATTATTTACTTCTTCAGAAACATAAACATTAATTATTTCATTTGTTAATGGGTCCTTTGCTGCAAATGAAGGAGTAAAATACCAAGAATTTTCATTATACTCTTTTAAATACTCATCAAAAGATGCTTTTGTAATATCTCTATATTTTATCTCTGCTATTAAACTACCAGGCCCTTGATCTTGAAATTCTAAAATATTAATCTCTACTTTATATTTTTGTGGAGGAGTAATACTATATAAAACTGGAATAAATATTAATAATAAAATTAAACAATATATAATCTTATTTTTCATAATTAATTATCCTACTTTTCTCTTTTAAAACCTTGCGTTTTCTTATTTTAAGCATCTTTCCAGTCTTGTTCAAAAATATCTATAAAATTCGAAACAGAACAAGAAGTTAAAACAGCTGCTTCTCTATTTGATGTAAGTGCAGAATTACTAAAATTAGTACTACCTACAAAAATTAATTTATTATCTATAATCATAAATTTTGAATGTGTTCTGCTAAATTTTCTAGGCGCCCATTTAGTTTCTATTCCGTTAGAAATTAATTTATAAAAAGAATCTTCATTAGTTTCTATTTCTTGTTCTAAGATAACTCTTACCTCCACTCCTCTATTTCGCGCATTAATTAAAGCATTCTGTATATTTGCGCTAGTAAAAACATACATTTCAATATCTATTGATTTTTGTGCATTATTTATTAAACTTATAATCTCATCTTCTGAATTTGGAGAAAAAATAGGAGTAACATAACAATTTGTATTTAATAAATTAAAAATAATTAAACATAGAATAACTGCTAAAATAAATCCATATATAAATGACTTATTTATTTCAAATAATTTATTTAATTCCATATTTATCACAATAAACGGGCCTGGAGAGATTTATTTTTCCTATTTCTTTCTTGTTTCAAGTTCTTTCTTTTTGATTAAACTTTTACTTTCTTGCAAGAAAGAAAAAGTTTATTGAACTCTCGACCTTCACCTTTCCCCAAATATAAAATACATTTAGGAGAGTGTCGCTCTATTCCTGCTTTCTTTCTTTTATTCAAAGAAAACTGTTTTCTTTCTTTGATGGAAATTTCTTTCTTTTTTGAAAAGAAAGAAAGTTCCAAGCTGAGCTACAGGCCCTTTTAATTATTTAATTTTGATTTTATCTCATCTTCTAATATTTTTTTATTAAGAGAAAAAACAACATACAATTTATAATTATTTTTTCTTAATTCTTCAAAATATAAATTTACTTGTGTTTTTAAATTTAAAATATCTTCATATTTCTGTTTCATCTTTAAATCAGCATTAAATAAAATTATTTTTTTCTTAGTATTTTGAAAATCTTTACTCGAAATAAAATTTTGCAAATCTTCTAAAGAATCAAACATTGTGCCTCTTCTCCTCTTCTTTTTTTAAAGAATATAATATTTCTAAACTAGTTCCTTTATCTTTTAAATTTAGAGTATCAATTATTTTGTTTATCTCTTTTACTTCTCTATTTGTTAATCTATGTAATACATCTTTTACTTGCTCTTCAATAGGAAATTTTTTATAATCTAAATTCCCATATAATATATAATCTAGAATTGAATTATGTTTTTTATCTACTTTGCTTTTGAATAAAACTTCCATATGTATATTGTATTAATAATATTTATAATATTATATCCCAAAAAATAATGAAAGAAGATATAAAATTCCTAGACTAATTAAACATCCTGTTATTAAAGGAGGCAACGCAGGTAAAAAAAGTTTTCTTTTAGAAATATAATAAATTAATAAAATAAATGAAACAACCGCACCCAATATCACAAACAAAGTTCCTAAAATACCAAATACATAAAAAGAAGAAACAGAAAGCATAATAGGCATTATTAAATCTCCAGTACCAAGCTCCATTTTTTGTCTTTCATTCCCTTTAAAAGAATAATTTTCATCATTTTTTGAAATCTGTTTAGATGTTTTCTGTGTTTTCTTAATATCTGTTTTTTGAACTTGTAATGAAAAAGAAAGATTTTTTTCACTTAAAGTTTTAGCAAAAGTAATCATATGTTTTGTTTTAAAAACAGCAATATAATCATATATAGATAAACCAATAGTGAGTAAAACAGCAGGCCAAAAACCTAAAGAAAATCCAAAAACTGCTCCAACACCTGCACTTGATAAAATAGCTGCGATATTCCTTGCTTTATGTGTAAGCCATTTGGTGCCTGCTAAAATTAATGCAATTAAAAATCCAATAAAAAATGATTCATTAATACCTAAACCAGGAACAAAAGAATACAACAAAACAAAAAATACTATGCTTGATGCAAATAAAATAATAATAAATTCCATTGACCTAAATACAAAAACTCCTTTATAATATTTGATAACTAAATAAAATACAACCGCACCAAACAAAATATAAAATATAAAAAATACTCCATTTAATAAATCTCCAGTTTCTCCTATTGGAGTAACTCTCATTTCTTCAAATTCAGGAACTAAAATACTATTTGTGATTAATAAAACACCTACTAATGCACCTAGAATCTGTGCTAAAATAAAAAATAAAATCATTTTGTATATAAAATTCATAAACATCACTTAAAATTGTTCCACAATTTTTACAAATCCAGATTTAACTTTATATAAATCTCCTTTATAGATTAATTCATCAATTAAACGTTTTGCAATTTCTGGATCAATATCATAAGATTTAACCTCTTCAATAATCTTAATTACTTCAACAGAATCAAATTTTTTCTGTAAATCTCTTATTACATTCATTATAGTATTTATTTTATCAATTTGAGATTTTGGTTTTCCAGTAGCAATAATATCAATATCAAAAACTCCAGTTTCTTTATCCATACCTACTTTTTGCATCATCCAATCCATTAATAAAATAGCTTCATCTGCATCTTTTGATTCAACTCTTTCACTTAATCTTAATTTTGCTGAAGCTTCTGCCATTCTTACTAATCCTTCAATTTGTCTTGGTGTAATAGAAATTGAACCTGATTTTTTACCCATTTTTCTCATTTTACCATAATAAACTTTAATTTTATCTGAGGCTTCATCACTCAAAATAGGTTTAATATGTTGTCTTGCATATGCAATATATTTTTTAAGAAACTCTCTATCCACCATACTTTCATCATTAATTTCTTGACTTTGGTCTGCTGATAATCTATGGCTGCTTAATATTTTTTCAGCTAGTTCTCTATCTTTTTCTTCATCTAAAATATCCATTATTGGAAAAATTAAATCAAACCTTGATAATAATGTTGGGGGGATATCAAATTGTTCGGCAGGTAATCTATTAGGATCAAATCTGCCGTATTTAGGATTTGCAGCTGCTAAAATTGAGGCTTTGGATTTTAATCTTGCAACAATCCCTGCTTTTGCAATACTTATAGTCCCGCTTTCCATTACTTCATGCAAAGAAGACCTCTCATCTTTATCAATTTTATCAAATTCATCAACACCCACAATTCCTCCACTTGCTAAAACTAACGCACCTGCTTTTAATGTCCAACCCCCATCACTTAATTCATCTTTTTCAACTGATACTGTCAAACCAACTCCAGAAACAGATTTACCTGATACGTATAAACTTTTAGGAGCTAATGCAACTACATATTGAAGCAATCTGGATTTAGCTGCACCTGGATCTCCAATTAATAAAATATGAATATCTTCCCTTATTTTAGCACCACCCGGCATTTCTTTTCCTTTTGTTCCACCAAATAATTGAAGTGCAATCCCTTGTTTTATCTCATCATGCCCATAAATACCTGGTGCAATAGATTTAACTAATTTTTCAAATAATTTAGGATCTTTTGAAAAATCTTTAATCTTTTTTTCCTCTTCATCACTAATTTCTAATTCTTCAAAATCCTGTTGTATGCCTCTAACATGCAAAACATCTAAATACTTAGTATAAATCAGTGCACTACTCCCTTTAGCAAAGGCACTTGGGGGCCTAAGTCTTAGTGTCCCAGTTACTTCAATTGTATTACCAGGAATAACTGAGTTAACTAAATCATCTTCAAGCCATAATTCTAATCTTGCGGGGGGCGTACCTCCTTTAACTCTTTCTAAAAGTTCTTGAATTTCTGCTCTTTGAACATCCAAAAATTCTGAATCTTCTTCTATTAATTTTAATGCTTTTCTTTTACACGCTTCACACACACTTGGGGTTTTAACACTTGAATCTAATGGAATTTTATATATTGCATCACATATTTCACATTTGTAAACAGCAACTTTAACTCTATGTTTAACTTCTGCTCTTTTTGTGACTACTCCTTTAATATTAATCATTTTACCTAAAGACTTTGATCCCATACTTTCTATTAACATTCCAGATTCAATCATATTATGAAATCTTACGTGTGGTCTAAATTCAATACCTGGTGCAACTGCTAAATTCATATTAACCAATGCAAGTCTAGCAGCTTTTAATATAATATCTGGTTTTTCAATTAATTGATCTGCTAATTCCGGACTAAATTTTTCAAAATCTTCATAATCAACTAATAAACTTTTTTGTTTTGGATATTTTGATACCAATGTATATATATTTTTTTTATAATTAGATTCAAAGAACTCTTGAATTTCTTTAACAATAGGTTCAATATCTGCTTCTTTCACCATACAACTCCCACTATATATATACACCAAATATTTAAATTAATAATTAAACAGAAAAGCTTATAAAGAAAAATATTCATTTTTAACCACAAGTGTATAATTTTTATACATTTGTATTACTATTTTTTCAATTCATAAGCTTTTTAAATTTGAATGTAATATCTCAAATATGCAAAAAAGAATAATTCTAGGATTATTATTAATTTTATTATTCACCTTCGGGTGTACGGCTCCCGTTTATCAAGAAGGGGGAAACCCAGAAAAAATTTCTAAAATATACGAATCAGACATTAATAATGATGGAATAATTGAAAGTGCAACATATATTTTTGAAGAACAAACATATAATAATTCTATAATCACTCAAAAAATTATAAGTATTAAACCAAATTTTAATTTATCTAAACTTAGTATTAATATTGAAAATGAAAAAATAGATGATAAATATTATTTTGAAAATCTAACAATTGAAGAATTAAAAATATATTTAAATAATTTTGATAAAAAAAGAAGTAATATTGTTGCTGTAACAGGAGAAGCACAATGCAAACAATATTTAGGTTTAAATAGAGAAGATTTGCCTTGTATTAGTGTAGATACATGTGCAAAAGCCTGCATTGGAGCGCCAATATGTCAATTTATTTATTTAAATATGGGAGAACCTTTTGCAGAAGATTTATTTGAATTAAATTCTAATTTTAATGAGATGGATAATAAAATTAAAGAAATAGATATAATATTTAATGAAATTGAAGGAAATGAAAACGATTTAGAAAAAGAAAAAATTGAATCAATAATACAAAAAATAGAACAAATATCTATTTTAGGAGGAAAAATAAATCAAAATCCTATAATAGATAAAAATGTATATTATTTATGTAATCAAATAAATTATGATAACACTGAACTGCAAAAAATTTATGATGCAATATCTAATAATTTAAAAACTGAATACTCTGGTGAAATAATAAAAAATAAAATACAAAAAACCGAAGCTCCTGTTGATTATGTTAAATATGATATATATATTCAAATAACAGAAGAAAGTGACAGGCCTTTTTCAACTATTAAAATAGTAGATAAAATTCCAGATAGTATTAATATTGATAAAACAACTTTAAAAACAAGTTCAAATTTTTCTATTATTAATCCAGATTCAGTTGAATGGAGTATAAATAAAGCAGGAGGAGGAGAAATTTCTAGTTTTATTATGTATTCATTTGAATCAGATGAATTAATAAACAAAGAATGGATAGAAAACAATTTAAAAACTCCATATATAACTATTGAATCATTTTCATTGGGTGGTACTCCTTTGACTTCTATTTTTTTAGGATTCATTAATTTAGGTTTTACTTTTTTTTTTAATTTTTCTAATTATTTTATAGCATTCGCATTTGTTTGTGCATTACTGCTTATTATACTTAGATTAATTGAAATGCTACTTTTATTTTTTTGGTATTTTATTACGGGTACATCAAAAAGACAGGATTTGAATACAATAAAAAATAATTGGTTAGGTAAATCAAATCCAAAATACTTACAATATATCATTTTAGGAGTAGGATTACTTATTTTTGGGCTTTTATTAAATTTTATCTCCCCTTCAAATATACCTGATAAGACTTTAATTCTTGAAAATATCGGATATAATATGACAATATTCCCTATAGGAGGAATTATTTCATTTTTGATTTTATTTGGTCTTGTTTCTATTTATTTTTCTATTGAAGATTTTTTCAAAGGATCTATTTTAAAAACAGGTTATTATGAAAGTGCACAAAAAATTGCTAAAAAAATAAATTTAGAAAACCTCAAAGTATTAGAACAAAAAATAGAAGAAGTACAAAAAAAAATGGTAAAAACAGCTGAATTAAAAATTGATATATCAGAAGAACAGGAGATACTAAATTCTATACCCCTTGTAAGAATTAAAGAATTAATTCAAAAAAATGAA encodes:
- a CDS encoding presenilin family intramembrane aspartyl protease, which encodes MNFIYKMILFFILAQILGALVGVLLITNSILVPEFEEMRVTPIGETGDLLNGVFFIFYILFGAVVFYLVIKYYKGVFVFRSMEFIIILFASSIVFFVLLYSFVPGLGINESFFIGFLIALILAGTKWLTHKARNIAAILSSAGVGAVFGFSLGFWPAVLLTIGLSIYDYIAVFKTKHMITFAKTLSEKNLSFSLQVQKTDIKKTQKTSKQISKNDENYSFKGNERQKMELGTGDLIMPIMLSVSSFYVFGILGTLFVILGAVVSFILLIYYISKRKLFLPALPPLITGCLISLGILYLLSLFFGI
- a CDS encoding phospholipase D-like domain-containing protein: MELNKLFEINKSFIYGFILAVILCLIIFNLLNTNCYVTPIFSPNSEDEIISLINNAQKSIDIEMYVFTSANIQNALINARNRGVEVRVILEQEIETNEDSFYKLISNGIETKWAPRKFSRTHSKFMIIDNKLIFVGSTNFSNSALTSNREAAVLTSCSVSNFIDIFEQDWKDA
- a CDS encoding minichromosome maintenance protein MCM; the encoded protein is MVKEADIEPIVKEIQEFFESNYKKNIYTLVSKYPKQKSLLVDYEDFEKFSPELADQLIEKPDIILKAARLALVNMNLAVAPGIEFRPHVRFHNMIESGMLIESMGSKSLGKMINIKGVVTKRAEVKHRVKVAVYKCEICDAIYKIPLDSSVKTPSVCEACKRKALKLIEEDSEFLDVQRAEIQELLERVKGGTPPARLELWLEDDLVNSVIPGNTIEVTGTLRLRPPSAFAKGSSALIYTKYLDVLHVRGIQQDFEELEISDEEEKKIKDFSKDPKLFEKLVKSIAPGIYGHDEIKQGIALQLFGGTKGKEMPGGAKIREDIHILLIGDPGAAKSRLLQYVVALAPKSLYVSGKSVSGVGLTVSVEKDELSDGGWTLKAGALVLASGGIVGVDEFDKIDKDERSSLHEVMESGTISIAKAGIVARLKSKASILAAANPKYGRFDPNRLPAEQFDIPPTLLSRFDLIFPIMDILDEEKDRELAEKILSSHRLSADQSQEINDESMVDREFLKKYIAYARQHIKPILSDEASDKIKVYYGKMRKMGKKSGSISITPRQIEGLVRMAEASAKLRLSERVESKDADEAILLMDWMMQKVGMDKETGVFDIDIIATGKPKSQIDKINTIMNVIRDLQKKFDSVEVIKIIEEVKSYDIDPEIAKRLIDELIYKGDLYKVKSGFVKIVEQF